A window of Strix aluco isolate bStrAlu1 chromosome 2, bStrAlu1.hap1, whole genome shotgun sequence contains these coding sequences:
- the DYRK1A gene encoding dual specificity tyrosine-phosphorylation-regulated kinase 1A isoform X1, whose amino-acid sequence MHTGGETSACKPSSVRLAPSFSFHAAGLQMAGQMSHSHQQYSDRRQQNINDQQVSALSYADQIQQPLTLTNQRRMPQTFRDPATAPLRKLSVDLIKTYKHINEVYYAKKKRRHQQGQGDDSSHKKERKVYNDGYDDDNYDYIVKNGEKWMDRYEIDSLIGKGSFGQVVKAYDRVEQEWVAIKIIKNKKAFLNQAQIEVRLLELMNKHDTEMKYYIVHLKRHFMFRNHLCLVFEMLSYNLYDLLRNTNFRGVSLNLTRKFAQQMCTALLFLATPELSIIHCDLKPENILLCNPKRSAIKIVDFGSSCQLGQRIYQYIQSRFYRSPEVLLGMPYDLAIDMWSLGCILVEMHTGEPLFSGANEVDQMNKIVEVLGIPPTHILDQAPKARKFFEKLPDGTWNLKKTKDGKREYKPPGTRKLHNILGVETGGPGGRRAGESGHTVADYLKFKDLILRMLDYDPKTRIQPYYALQHSFFKKTADEGTNTSNSVSTSPAMEQSQSSGTTSSTSSSSGGSSGTSNSGRARSDPTHQHRHSGGHFTAAVQAMDCETHSPQVRQQFPPPIGWTATEAPTQVTVENHPVQETTFHVTPQQQNALHHHHGNSSHHHHHHHHHHHHHGQQALGSRTRPRVYNSPTNSSSTQDSMEVGHSHHSMTSLSSSTTSSSTSSSSTGNQGNQAYQNRPVAANTLDFGQNGAMDMNLTVYSNPRQETGIAGHPTYQFSANTGPAHYMTEGHLAMRQGIDREESPMTGVCVQQSPVASS is encoded by the exons GAGGAGAGACTTCAGCATGCAAACCTTCATCTGTTCGGCTTGCACCATCGTTTTCATTCCATGCTGCTGGCCTTCAGATGGCTGGACAGATGTCCCATTCGCATCAGCAGTACAGTGATCGTCGGCAGCAGAACATAAATGACCAACAGGTTTCTGCCTTATCATATGCTGACCAGATTCAGCAACCTCTAACATTAACAAACCAG AGGCGGATGCCCCAAACTTTCCGTGATCCAGCCACTGCTCCATTGAGGAAACTCTCCGTAGATTTGATCAAAACATACAAGCATATTAATGAG GTttactatgcaaaaaaaaaacgGCGGCATCAGCAGGGCCAAGGAGATGATTCCAGTcacaaaaaggagagaaaagtttACAATGATGGCTATGATGATGACAACTATGACTATATTGTAAAAAATGGGGAGAAGTGGATGGATCGTTACGAAATCGACTCTTTAATAGGCAAAGGATCCTTTGGACAG GTTGTAAAGGCTTATGATCGAGTGGAACAAGAGTGGGTGGctatcaaaataataaaaaacaagaAGGCTTTCTTGAACCAAGCCCAGATTGAAGTGCGGCTGCTTGAGCTTATGAACAAACATGATACTGAGATGAAGTACTATATAG tgcatttgaAGCGCCACTTCATGTTCCGAAACCATCTCTGCTTAGTCTTTGAAATGCTGTCCTACAATCTGTATGATCTGTTGCGGAACACCAACTTCAGAGGCGTCTCATTGAACCTGACACGAAAATTTGCACAGCAGATGTGCACTGCACTGCTTTTTCTGGCGACTCCTGAACTTAGTATCATTCACTGTGACCTGAAACCTGAGAATATCCTGCTCTGTAACCCCAAACGAAGCGCTATCAAGATTGTTGATTTTGGCAGTTCATGTCAACTTGGACAGAGG atataCCAATATATCCAGAGTCGTTTTTATCGATCACCAGAGGTGCTACTGGGAATGCCTTATGATCTTGCAATTGATATGTGGTCCCTTGGGTGTATTTTAGTTGAGATGCACACTGGAGAGCCTCTTTTTAGTGGGGCAAATGAG GTGGATCAAATGAATAAAATAGTGGAAGTTTTGGGGATACCACCTACCCACATCCTTGACCAAGCACCAAAAGCAAGAAAGTTCTTTGAGAAGTTGCCAGATGGCACTTGGAACTTGAAGAAGACCAAAGATGGAAAAAGG GAATACAAACCACCCGGAACTCGTAAACTTCACAATATACTGGGAGTTGAAACAGGAGGACCAGGTGGACGTCGTGCTGGGGAATCGGGTCATACTGTAGCTGACTACTTGAAGTTCAAAGACCTCATCTTAAGGATGCTTGATTATGACCCTAAGACACGAATTCAACCTTATTATGCCCTACAGCATagtttctttaagaaaacagCAGACGAAGGTACAAACACAAGTAACAGTGTGTCTACAAGTCCTGCCATGGAGCAGTCACAGTCTTCAGGAACCACCTCTAGTACATCTTCAAGCTCAG GTGGATCTTCTGGAACAAGCAACAGTGGAAGAGCACGGTCAGACCCCACACACCAGCATCGACATAGTGGTGGACACTTCACTGCTGCTGTTCAAGCTATGGACTGTGAAACACACAGCCCACAG GTTCGACAACAGTTTCCTCCTCCAATTGGTTGGACAGCCACTGAAGCTCCTACACAGGTCACTGTTGAAAACCATCCAGTTCAAGAAACCACCTTCCATGTAACCCCTCAACAACAGAATGCATTACATCATCATCACGGAAATAGctctcaccaccaccaccaccaccatcaccaccaccaccatcatgGACAGCAAGCCTTGGGTAGCCGGACCAGGCCGAGAGTCTACAATTCTCCAACAAACAGCTCCTCCACCCAGGATTCTATGGAGGTGGGCCACAGTCACCACTCCATGACATCCCTGTCTTCCTCAACTACTTCTTCCTCTACATCTTCCTCCTCTACTGGTAACCAAGGCAATCAGGCCTATCAGAACCGCCCCGTGGCTGCTAATACTTTGGACTTTGGACAAAATGGAGCTATGGACATGAATTTAACAGTCTACTCTAATCCGCGCCAAGAAACTGGCATAGCTGGACACCCAACATACCAGTTTTCTGCTAATACAGGTCCTGCTCATTACATGACTGAAGGACACCTTGCAATGAGGCAAGGAATTGATAGAGAAGAGTCTCCCATGACAGGAGTTTGTGTTCAGCAAAGTCCTGTGGCTAGCTCGTGA
- the DYRK1A gene encoding dual specificity tyrosine-phosphorylation-regulated kinase 1A isoform X3 — protein MAGQMSHSHQQYSDRRQQNINDQQVSALSYADQIQQPLTLTNQRRMPQTFRDPATAPLRKLSVDLIKTYKHINEVYYAKKKRRHQQGQGDDSSHKKERKVYNDGYDDDNYDYIVKNGEKWMDRYEIDSLIGKGSFGQVVKAYDRVEQEWVAIKIIKNKKAFLNQAQIEVRLLELMNKHDTEMKYYIVHLKRHFMFRNHLCLVFEMLSYNLYDLLRNTNFRGVSLNLTRKFAQQMCTALLFLATPELSIIHCDLKPENILLCNPKRSAIKIVDFGSSCQLGQRIYQYIQSRFYRSPEVLLGMPYDLAIDMWSLGCILVEMHTGEPLFSGANEVDQMNKIVEVLGIPPTHILDQAPKARKFFEKLPDGTWNLKKTKDGKREYKPPGTRKLHNILGVETGGPGGRRAGESGHTVADYLKFKDLILRMLDYDPKTRIQPYYALQHSFFKKTADEGTNTSNSVSTSPAMEQSQSSGTTSSTSSSSGGSSGTSNSGRARSDPTHQHRHSGGHFTAAVQAMDCETHSPQVRQQFPPPIGWTATEAPTQVTVENHPVQETTFHVTPQQQNALHHHHGNSSHHHHHHHHHHHHHGQQALGSRTRPRVYNSPTNSSSTQDSMEVGHSHHSMTSLSSSTTSSSTSSSSTGNQGNQAYQNRPVAANTLDFGQNGAMDMNLTVYSNPRQETGIAGHPTYQFSANTGPAHYMTEGHLAMRQGIDREESPMTGVCVQQSPVASS, from the exons ATGGCTGGACAGATGTCCCATTCGCATCAGCAGTACAGTGATCGTCGGCAGCAGAACATAAATGACCAACAGGTTTCTGCCTTATCATATGCTGACCAGATTCAGCAACCTCTAACATTAACAAACCAG AGGCGGATGCCCCAAACTTTCCGTGATCCAGCCACTGCTCCATTGAGGAAACTCTCCGTAGATTTGATCAAAACATACAAGCATATTAATGAG GTttactatgcaaaaaaaaaacgGCGGCATCAGCAGGGCCAAGGAGATGATTCCAGTcacaaaaaggagagaaaagtttACAATGATGGCTATGATGATGACAACTATGACTATATTGTAAAAAATGGGGAGAAGTGGATGGATCGTTACGAAATCGACTCTTTAATAGGCAAAGGATCCTTTGGACAG GTTGTAAAGGCTTATGATCGAGTGGAACAAGAGTGGGTGGctatcaaaataataaaaaacaagaAGGCTTTCTTGAACCAAGCCCAGATTGAAGTGCGGCTGCTTGAGCTTATGAACAAACATGATACTGAGATGAAGTACTATATAG tgcatttgaAGCGCCACTTCATGTTCCGAAACCATCTCTGCTTAGTCTTTGAAATGCTGTCCTACAATCTGTATGATCTGTTGCGGAACACCAACTTCAGAGGCGTCTCATTGAACCTGACACGAAAATTTGCACAGCAGATGTGCACTGCACTGCTTTTTCTGGCGACTCCTGAACTTAGTATCATTCACTGTGACCTGAAACCTGAGAATATCCTGCTCTGTAACCCCAAACGAAGCGCTATCAAGATTGTTGATTTTGGCAGTTCATGTCAACTTGGACAGAGG atataCCAATATATCCAGAGTCGTTTTTATCGATCACCAGAGGTGCTACTGGGAATGCCTTATGATCTTGCAATTGATATGTGGTCCCTTGGGTGTATTTTAGTTGAGATGCACACTGGAGAGCCTCTTTTTAGTGGGGCAAATGAG GTGGATCAAATGAATAAAATAGTGGAAGTTTTGGGGATACCACCTACCCACATCCTTGACCAAGCACCAAAAGCAAGAAAGTTCTTTGAGAAGTTGCCAGATGGCACTTGGAACTTGAAGAAGACCAAAGATGGAAAAAGG GAATACAAACCACCCGGAACTCGTAAACTTCACAATATACTGGGAGTTGAAACAGGAGGACCAGGTGGACGTCGTGCTGGGGAATCGGGTCATACTGTAGCTGACTACTTGAAGTTCAAAGACCTCATCTTAAGGATGCTTGATTATGACCCTAAGACACGAATTCAACCTTATTATGCCCTACAGCATagtttctttaagaaaacagCAGACGAAGGTACAAACACAAGTAACAGTGTGTCTACAAGTCCTGCCATGGAGCAGTCACAGTCTTCAGGAACCACCTCTAGTACATCTTCAAGCTCAG GTGGATCTTCTGGAACAAGCAACAGTGGAAGAGCACGGTCAGACCCCACACACCAGCATCGACATAGTGGTGGACACTTCACTGCTGCTGTTCAAGCTATGGACTGTGAAACACACAGCCCACAG GTTCGACAACAGTTTCCTCCTCCAATTGGTTGGACAGCCACTGAAGCTCCTACACAGGTCACTGTTGAAAACCATCCAGTTCAAGAAACCACCTTCCATGTAACCCCTCAACAACAGAATGCATTACATCATCATCACGGAAATAGctctcaccaccaccaccaccaccatcaccaccaccaccatcatgGACAGCAAGCCTTGGGTAGCCGGACCAGGCCGAGAGTCTACAATTCTCCAACAAACAGCTCCTCCACCCAGGATTCTATGGAGGTGGGCCACAGTCACCACTCCATGACATCCCTGTCTTCCTCAACTACTTCTTCCTCTACATCTTCCTCCTCTACTGGTAACCAAGGCAATCAGGCCTATCAGAACCGCCCCGTGGCTGCTAATACTTTGGACTTTGGACAAAATGGAGCTATGGACATGAATTTAACAGTCTACTCTAATCCGCGCCAAGAAACTGGCATAGCTGGACACCCAACATACCAGTTTTCTGCTAATACAGGTCCTGCTCATTACATGACTGAAGGACACCTTGCAATGAGGCAAGGAATTGATAGAGAAGAGTCTCCCATGACAGGAGTTTGTGTTCAGCAAAGTCCTGTGGCTAGCTCGTGA
- the DYRK1A gene encoding dual specificity tyrosine-phosphorylation-regulated kinase 1A isoform X2, with translation MKKRRRKKMRQTWRKTKVHQGWVILDQRRMPQTFRDPATAPLRKLSVDLIKTYKHINEVYYAKKKRRHQQGQGDDSSHKKERKVYNDGYDDDNYDYIVKNGEKWMDRYEIDSLIGKGSFGQVVKAYDRVEQEWVAIKIIKNKKAFLNQAQIEVRLLELMNKHDTEMKYYIVHLKRHFMFRNHLCLVFEMLSYNLYDLLRNTNFRGVSLNLTRKFAQQMCTALLFLATPELSIIHCDLKPENILLCNPKRSAIKIVDFGSSCQLGQRIYQYIQSRFYRSPEVLLGMPYDLAIDMWSLGCILVEMHTGEPLFSGANEVDQMNKIVEVLGIPPTHILDQAPKARKFFEKLPDGTWNLKKTKDGKREYKPPGTRKLHNILGVETGGPGGRRAGESGHTVADYLKFKDLILRMLDYDPKTRIQPYYALQHSFFKKTADEGTNTSNSVSTSPAMEQSQSSGTTSSTSSSSGGSSGTSNSGRARSDPTHQHRHSGGHFTAAVQAMDCETHSPQVRQQFPPPIGWTATEAPTQVTVENHPVQETTFHVTPQQQNALHHHHGNSSHHHHHHHHHHHHHGQQALGSRTRPRVYNSPTNSSSTQDSMEVGHSHHSMTSLSSSTTSSSTSSSSTGNQGNQAYQNRPVAANTLDFGQNGAMDMNLTVYSNPRQETGIAGHPTYQFSANTGPAHYMTEGHLAMRQGIDREESPMTGVCVQQSPVASS, from the exons atgaagaagagaaggaggaagaaaatgagacaaacatggaggaagaccaaggtccaccaaggctgggtcattctggaccag AGGCGGATGCCCCAAACTTTCCGTGATCCAGCCACTGCTCCATTGAGGAAACTCTCCGTAGATTTGATCAAAACATACAAGCATATTAATGAG GTttactatgcaaaaaaaaaacgGCGGCATCAGCAGGGCCAAGGAGATGATTCCAGTcacaaaaaggagagaaaagtttACAATGATGGCTATGATGATGACAACTATGACTATATTGTAAAAAATGGGGAGAAGTGGATGGATCGTTACGAAATCGACTCTTTAATAGGCAAAGGATCCTTTGGACAG GTTGTAAAGGCTTATGATCGAGTGGAACAAGAGTGGGTGGctatcaaaataataaaaaacaagaAGGCTTTCTTGAACCAAGCCCAGATTGAAGTGCGGCTGCTTGAGCTTATGAACAAACATGATACTGAGATGAAGTACTATATAG tgcatttgaAGCGCCACTTCATGTTCCGAAACCATCTCTGCTTAGTCTTTGAAATGCTGTCCTACAATCTGTATGATCTGTTGCGGAACACCAACTTCAGAGGCGTCTCATTGAACCTGACACGAAAATTTGCACAGCAGATGTGCACTGCACTGCTTTTTCTGGCGACTCCTGAACTTAGTATCATTCACTGTGACCTGAAACCTGAGAATATCCTGCTCTGTAACCCCAAACGAAGCGCTATCAAGATTGTTGATTTTGGCAGTTCATGTCAACTTGGACAGAGG atataCCAATATATCCAGAGTCGTTTTTATCGATCACCAGAGGTGCTACTGGGAATGCCTTATGATCTTGCAATTGATATGTGGTCCCTTGGGTGTATTTTAGTTGAGATGCACACTGGAGAGCCTCTTTTTAGTGGGGCAAATGAG GTGGATCAAATGAATAAAATAGTGGAAGTTTTGGGGATACCACCTACCCACATCCTTGACCAAGCACCAAAAGCAAGAAAGTTCTTTGAGAAGTTGCCAGATGGCACTTGGAACTTGAAGAAGACCAAAGATGGAAAAAGG GAATACAAACCACCCGGAACTCGTAAACTTCACAATATACTGGGAGTTGAAACAGGAGGACCAGGTGGACGTCGTGCTGGGGAATCGGGTCATACTGTAGCTGACTACTTGAAGTTCAAAGACCTCATCTTAAGGATGCTTGATTATGACCCTAAGACACGAATTCAACCTTATTATGCCCTACAGCATagtttctttaagaaaacagCAGACGAAGGTACAAACACAAGTAACAGTGTGTCTACAAGTCCTGCCATGGAGCAGTCACAGTCTTCAGGAACCACCTCTAGTACATCTTCAAGCTCAG GTGGATCTTCTGGAACAAGCAACAGTGGAAGAGCACGGTCAGACCCCACACACCAGCATCGACATAGTGGTGGACACTTCACTGCTGCTGTTCAAGCTATGGACTGTGAAACACACAGCCCACAG GTTCGACAACAGTTTCCTCCTCCAATTGGTTGGACAGCCACTGAAGCTCCTACACAGGTCACTGTTGAAAACCATCCAGTTCAAGAAACCACCTTCCATGTAACCCCTCAACAACAGAATGCATTACATCATCATCACGGAAATAGctctcaccaccaccaccaccaccatcaccaccaccaccatcatgGACAGCAAGCCTTGGGTAGCCGGACCAGGCCGAGAGTCTACAATTCTCCAACAAACAGCTCCTCCACCCAGGATTCTATGGAGGTGGGCCACAGTCACCACTCCATGACATCCCTGTCTTCCTCAACTACTTCTTCCTCTACATCTTCCTCCTCTACTGGTAACCAAGGCAATCAGGCCTATCAGAACCGCCCCGTGGCTGCTAATACTTTGGACTTTGGACAAAATGGAGCTATGGACATGAATTTAACAGTCTACTCTAATCCGCGCCAAGAAACTGGCATAGCTGGACACCCAACATACCAGTTTTCTGCTAATACAGGTCCTGCTCATTACATGACTGAAGGACACCTTGCAATGAGGCAAGGAATTGATAGAGAAGAGTCTCCCATGACAGGAGTTTGTGTTCAGCAAAGTCCTGTGGCTAGCTCGTGA